The proteins below are encoded in one region of Rhodoluna lacicola:
- a CDS encoding glycosyltransferase encodes MTPKEFTERAWKYVLKRGKVRRVTLRLNKLSEDLLLMGPDDLNAQLVRKLELGTSLDDILVAHVREAYAKKQRINTRALLQRVYASEGTRVAGAVAFGTFLSLDGLQAAAYGYFKEAGADLSKKTATYEYFDAYLTVSPKKAIAEVDAILADADSYSNAFRLQVIRAAIKHQHTADIRKWVSALAAAEKKNKSLNEDQAFELNWWVKMLADDGSQAKNLPKTINFAVMDYNMLDNARSSSNRGDYVQTLAALSNLLRFQNIEFVGGSKLANYLKGLQPRIHKKRRINGLAPVKVQPVEMHRDFSSGRVYPKNTWLISNGWFMHRAYKGAVDFPYPENVNPIMISFHIQDAGVLNKEVAAHLKKLGPIGCRDWTTVYRLRDWGVPAFFSGCVTTTVGQVLPKARLAGKIPKLAVVEAGTKWMQLKYLFMWKWWYIQIGDYVRDFTLVEGLEDARKMLAKYASYGKVITKRLHCYLPARSMGLPVEFVPSKRSDVRFEGLLDLDKEAFNKIRSGLEHKLEVILGHILDGKSYEEVMKLWAELVAPDVAYAEEYCTKLEPIGKSAIDLPETYKKFKSHVVELGKNKFGKDAINIAFACDQNLQDELAVVIASVERNTKRQINAHILTRGLKDDYFKKIHKLFPKINFFFHDFSDISYGSNVNLMKHITVSTFDRLFLPRVLDKLDKVLYLDVDILVRGDVGKLYDTKLGDKVFAGKKSELDGWASLIDVITRVSLSLPPKKAWALRRRAHATGKLTADTYNAGILLMNLKKMREENFIENNLYLVEELRLNDQDVMNFYSAGRALNLDGDWNYVPTQDYSKDPKIVHWAGPAKPWKPAFALYKDEFQAIAKELKATK; translated from the coding sequence TTGACCCCCAAAGAATTCACCGAGCGCGCCTGGAAATACGTACTGAAGCGCGGCAAGGTTCGTAGAGTCACCCTTCGCCTGAACAAACTAAGCGAAGACCTACTTCTTATGGGTCCAGACGACCTAAACGCCCAGTTGGTGCGCAAGCTTGAGCTTGGCACGAGCCTGGACGACATCTTGGTGGCCCACGTTCGTGAGGCCTATGCCAAGAAGCAGCGCATTAACACCCGCGCCCTATTGCAGCGGGTTTACGCTTCTGAGGGAACCCGGGTTGCCGGTGCCGTGGCCTTTGGTACTTTTCTATCGCTCGATGGTTTGCAGGCAGCTGCCTACGGTTACTTCAAAGAAGCCGGTGCTGATCTTTCAAAGAAGACCGCTACCTACGAATACTTTGACGCCTACCTAACCGTTAGCCCAAAGAAAGCTATCGCCGAAGTTGATGCGATTCTTGCCGACGCTGATTCCTACAGCAACGCATTCCGCCTGCAGGTTATCCGTGCAGCAATTAAGCACCAGCACACAGCAGACATTCGCAAGTGGGTAAGCGCGCTTGCAGCCGCCGAAAAGAAGAACAAGTCTCTCAATGAGGACCAGGCCTTTGAACTCAACTGGTGGGTAAAGATGCTTGCCGATGACGGCAGCCAGGCCAAGAACCTACCTAAGACCATCAACTTTGCAGTGATGGATTACAACATGCTTGATAACGCACGTTCATCTTCTAACCGCGGTGACTATGTGCAAACTCTTGCAGCGCTGTCAAACCTGCTGCGTTTTCAAAACATTGAATTTGTTGGCGGTTCAAAGCTTGCCAACTACCTAAAAGGGCTGCAGCCACGCATTCACAAGAAGCGTCGCATCAACGGTCTGGCACCGGTCAAGGTTCAACCGGTTGAAATGCACCGCGACTTTTCATCGGGCCGCGTTTACCCAAAGAACACCTGGTTGATTTCAAACGGTTGGTTCATGCACCGTGCCTACAAGGGAGCGGTTGACTTTCCGTACCCAGAGAACGTGAACCCAATCATGATCTCGTTCCACATTCAAGATGCCGGCGTTCTAAACAAAGAAGTTGCCGCACACCTAAAGAAACTAGGACCAATTGGTTGCCGCGACTGGACTACCGTTTACCGCTTGCGCGACTGGGGCGTACCAGCCTTCTTCAGTGGTTGTGTAACCACAACCGTTGGTCAGGTGCTACCTAAGGCTCGCCTTGCTGGAAAGATTCCAAAACTTGCTGTTGTTGAGGCCGGCACCAAGTGGATGCAGCTTAAGTACCTATTCATGTGGAAGTGGTGGTACATCCAGATTGGTGATTACGTTCGTGACTTCACCTTGGTTGAGGGTCTTGAGGATGCGCGCAAGATGCTGGCCAAGTATGCCTCTTACGGCAAGGTAATCACCAAGCGTCTGCACTGCTACCTACCGGCTCGTTCAATGGGCTTGCCAGTTGAGTTCGTTCCTTCAAAGCGCTCAGACGTGCGCTTCGAGGGTCTGCTTGATCTAGACAAGGAAGCATTCAACAAGATTCGCTCGGGACTAGAGCACAAGCTTGAGGTCATTCTTGGCCACATTCTTGATGGCAAGAGCTACGAAGAAGTTATGAAGCTCTGGGCTGAGCTAGTGGCCCCTGACGTTGCCTACGCAGAGGAATACTGCACCAAGCTTGAGCCAATCGGTAAGTCAGCTATTGACCTGCCAGAGACCTACAAGAAGTTCAAGTCACACGTGGTTGAACTTGGCAAGAACAAGTTTGGTAAAGATGCAATCAACATTGCCTTTGCCTGTGACCAGAACCTGCAAGATGAACTTGCTGTTGTGATTGCATCGGTTGAGCGCAACACCAAGCGCCAGATCAACGCTCACATTCTGACCCGTGGTTTGAAAGACGATTACTTCAAGAAGATTCACAAGTTGTTCCCAAAGATCAACTTCTTCTTCCACGACTTCAGTGATATTTCATACGGCTCAAACGTGAACCTAATGAAGCACATCACCGTCTCAACCTTTGACCGTCTGTTCCTACCTCGCGTGCTGGACAAGCTAGACAAGGTGCTTTACCTAGACGTTGACATTTTGGTTCGAGGCGATGTTGGCAAGTTGTACGACACCAAACTTGGCGACAAGGTATTCGCTGGTAAGAAGTCAGAGCTAGATGGCTGGGCAAGCTTGATTGACGTGATTACTCGCGTTAGTTTGTCACTGCCACCCAAGAAGGCTTGGGCGCTTCGCCGTCGTGCACACGCAACCGGCAAGTTGACCGCAGATACCTACAACGCGGGAATCTTGTTGATGAACCTAAAGAAGATGCGTGAAGAAAACTTCATCGAGAACAACCTGTACCTAGTTGAAGAGCTGCGCTTGAACGATCAGGACGTAATGAACTTCTACTCGGCTGGTCGAGCGTTGAACCTTGACGGTGACTGGAACTACGTGCCAACCCAGGACTACTCAAAAGATCCAAAGATTGTGCACTGGGCCGGTCCGGCTAAGCCTTGGAAGCCAGCCTTTGCACTTTACAAAGATGAGTTCCAGGCCATCGCTAAAGAACTGAAGGCAACCAAATAA
- a CDS encoding DMT family transporter has translation MSRKALFLFLVVGVAWGMPYLFIRVAVEDFSTWTIVFSRVVVGALVLIPIAIHRKTLLPALRAWPWVLAYAALEMIGPWFLITESERVINSGLAGLLVATVPFFGLIIGYFYLGDKSLAHRNTLAGLVIGFTGVLLLVGIDAFNGSISLPHVGMVILAAIGYSVAPVIARIKMPDVSGVAINGLAMVMVAIVYAIPALGSLPKELAANPPVEAWGSLLGLGIFCTSLAFVAFFRLLNEIDVARASLVTYMNMAVAVFLGIVLLGEPITTGILIGMPLVVVGSVLATRKHSYK, from the coding sequence ATGTCACGTAAGGCGCTATTCCTTTTCCTCGTTGTTGGTGTTGCCTGGGGTATGCCTTACCTATTTATTCGGGTTGCGGTTGAGGATTTCTCAACCTGGACAATCGTCTTTAGTCGCGTTGTGGTTGGTGCGCTGGTGCTGATTCCAATAGCTATCCACAGAAAGACCCTGCTGCCGGCACTTAGGGCCTGGCCCTGGGTGCTTGCCTACGCGGCACTTGAAATGATTGGACCCTGGTTCCTAATCACCGAGTCAGAGCGAGTCATCAATTCAGGTCTTGCCGGACTTCTTGTTGCCACCGTGCCATTCTTTGGCCTGATTATTGGCTACTTCTACCTTGGCGATAAGTCCCTTGCCCACCGCAACACCTTGGCCGGTTTGGTCATCGGGTTCACCGGCGTGCTTTTGCTGGTGGGAATTGACGCCTTCAATGGCAGCATTTCGCTGCCGCACGTGGGCATGGTTATTTTGGCTGCCATCGGGTACTCGGTTGCTCCGGTAATTGCTCGCATAAAAATGCCCGATGTCTCTGGCGTTGCGATTAACGGTTTAGCAATGGTGATGGTGGCAATTGTTTACGCGATTCCTGCGTTGGGCAGCCTGCCAAAGGAGTTGGCTGCAAATCCACCGGTTGAAGCTTGGGGCTCGTTGCTTGGCCTTGGAATATTCTGTACCTCGCTGGCCTTCGTAGCTTTCTTCAGACTTCTAAATGAAATCGATGTTGCGCGCGCCAGCCTGGTTACCTACATGAATATGGCGGTTGCGGTGTTCCTTGGCATTGTTCTGTTGGGTGAGCCAATCACCACTGGTATTTTGATTGGTATGCCGCTAGTTGTTGTTGGATCGGTGCTGGCCACCAGAAAGCATTCATATAAGTGA
- the galU gene encoding UTP--glucose-1-phosphate uridylyltransferase GalU: MFKAPTKAVIPVAGLGTRFLPATKAMPKEMLPLVDKPVIQYVVEEAVRYGLNDILFVTGRDKYALENHFDTAEALETRLEEKGDEKKLALVQKPTNLANIHYVRQGGAQGLGHAVHCAKTFTGNEPFAVLLGDDVIEETSHLLERMIEVFVETQSSVVALIEVPNSEIHKYGSVKPAGQNGDVITVSDFVEKPAPEVAPSNYAVIGRYILRPEILDIIETLEPGAGGEIQLTDALAIAAREPQKYGGVVGVVFSGERYDAGDKLEYLKATIQLALKRKELGTDLLNWMKTFIQDK, from the coding sequence ATGTTCAAGGCTCCTACTAAAGCAGTTATCCCGGTTGCCGGTCTTGGCACCCGATTCTTGCCGGCAACTAAGGCAATGCCCAAAGAGATGCTGCCTTTAGTAGATAAGCCTGTGATTCAGTACGTGGTTGAAGAAGCAGTGCGCTACGGACTCAACGACATTTTGTTTGTCACCGGCCGCGACAAGTACGCGCTAGAAAATCACTTTGACACCGCCGAGGCACTTGAAACTCGTCTTGAGGAAAAGGGTGACGAAAAAAAGCTAGCGCTAGTGCAGAAGCCAACCAACTTGGCCAACATTCACTACGTTCGTCAGGGTGGCGCCCAAGGTCTGGGCCACGCGGTTCACTGCGCAAAAACATTCACCGGCAACGAGCCGTTTGCTGTATTACTCGGCGACGACGTAATTGAGGAAACCTCACACCTACTTGAGCGGATGATTGAAGTCTTCGTTGAGACACAGTCATCGGTGGTGGCTTTGATTGAAGTACCCAACAGTGAGATTCACAAGTACGGCAGCGTAAAGCCCGCTGGTCAAAACGGTGATGTGATCACAGTTTCAGACTTTGTTGAAAAGCCAGCGCCAGAGGTTGCACCTTCTAACTACGCGGTGATTGGTCGCTACATTTTGCGCCCGGAGATCCTAGACATTATTGAGACCCTTGAGCCTGGCGCAGGTGGCGAGATTCAACTCACTGACGCTCTGGCAATCGCAGCTCGCGAGCCACAAAAGTACGGTGGCGTAGTTGGTGTTGTGTTTAGCGGTGAGCGCTACGACGCCGGCGACAAGCTTGAGTACCTAAAGGCAACTATTCAGCTAGCCCTGAAGCGCAAGGAACTGGGCACCGATCTGCTCAACTGGATGAAGACCTTCATCCAAGATAAATAA
- a CDS encoding LLM class flavin-dependent oxidoreductase — translation MNAIDLKTIKFGLDTFGDVTHDDNGVPESAAQSIRNIIEQGKLADEIGINGFNIGEHHRDDYAVSAPITVLAGLATVTKNITLGSGVVVLSSEDPIRVYQQFATVDALSNGRAEITAGRGSFTESFPLFGYELSDYADLFEEKLEMLVELLKEGPITWTGKHTPTLRNQQVYPKTERGQIPLRVGVGGSPESVIRAARLDANLALAIIGGDPARFAPYAKLYYDALDQLHKPHRPISIHSPGHIADTDEQAIEEMWPAYEAAFGRIGRERGWPPVQKGNYLHEVQYGSLYVGSAETVAKKIAYALESVGAHRFDLKYANGPMSHSKLMHSIELYGTKVIPMVQELMSKQPVFS, via the coding sequence GTGAACGCAATCGATCTGAAAACCATCAAATTTGGCCTAGACACATTTGGCGACGTGACCCACGACGACAACGGAGTGCCCGAGAGCGCTGCCCAGTCAATCCGCAACATCATTGAGCAGGGCAAGTTAGCCGACGAAATCGGCATCAACGGCTTCAATATTGGCGAGCACCACCGCGATGACTACGCGGTATCCGCCCCAATCACAGTGCTGGCCGGTTTGGCCACGGTCACCAAAAACATCACCCTGGGTTCCGGAGTGGTCGTGCTTTCAAGCGAAGACCCGATTCGTGTGTATCAGCAGTTCGCCACCGTAGACGCGCTAAGCAACGGCCGCGCAGAAATTACCGCTGGCCGCGGCTCATTCACCGAGTCATTCCCGCTGTTTGGTTACGAGCTGAGCGACTACGCAGATCTATTCGAAGAAAAACTAGAGATGCTGGTGGAGCTACTCAAAGAAGGTCCGATTACCTGGACCGGCAAGCACACCCCAACTTTGCGCAACCAACAGGTCTATCCAAAAACGGAGCGCGGTCAGATTCCGCTTCGTGTTGGTGTTGGCGGTAGCCCCGAGTCAGTTATTCGTGCAGCGCGACTTGATGCAAATCTTGCGCTCGCGATTATCGGTGGTGACCCAGCGCGCTTTGCTCCTTACGCCAAGCTTTACTACGACGCCCTTGATCAACTGCACAAACCGCACCGTCCGATCTCCATTCACTCACCGGGTCACATTGCTGACACCGATGAACAAGCTATCGAAGAAATGTGGCCGGCATACGAAGCTGCGTTTGGCCGAATTGGTCGCGAACGCGGTTGGCCACCGGTGCAAAAAGGAAACTACCTGCACGAGGTGCAGTACGGTTCGCTTTACGTTGGCTCGGCAGAGACTGTTGCAAAGAAAATTGCTTACGCGCTGGAATCAGTTGGCGCTCACCGATTTGATTTGAAATATGCCAACGGCCCAATGAGTCACAGCAAGTTGATGCACTCAATTGAACTTTATGGAACAAAAGTTATTCCAATGGTTCAGGAGCTAATGTCAAAGCAGCCGGTCTTTAGCTAA
- a CDS encoding glycosyltransferase family 2 protein, translating to MNAILKAGYDFLSLPVATKISDAWLMAKFARKVSKRAAAKMVFSDLPVTPKVTIVIPVYNVERYLALCLQSVCAQNYPNLDVILVNDGSTDNSLAVARKFQEKLNLHIVEQENAGLSAARNAGVRAIENTDYLMFLDSDDALAPDALKHLVSRIIETGADFVVGDTTRMKGVTRLKRRDTRPVFDRRGFAANSTGSLASTTLLEHPHAILDVTAWNRLFDFKFYSQNKFSFPEGLYFEDMALMTKAYIRAAKFSVLSETVYLWRVRTEGAKSITQQTNDSQKLADRITALRQMQGLIKAGMVMGKTNQRNMEVFKDRVWNHDIPLYKHIPGARALFDGLLK from the coding sequence GTGAACGCAATCTTGAAAGCGGGATATGACTTTTTGTCGCTTCCGGTAGCGACCAAGATTTCTGACGCCTGGTTGATGGCAAAGTTTGCCCGCAAAGTTTCAAAGCGCGCGGCCGCAAAGATGGTTTTCAGTGATCTGCCGGTGACGCCAAAGGTAACCATCGTAATTCCGGTCTACAACGTTGAGCGCTACCTTGCACTTTGCCTGCAGAGTGTTTGCGCGCAGAACTATCCAAACTTAGATGTGATTTTGGTGAATGACGGCTCCACCGATAACTCGCTAGCGGTTGCTCGTAAGTTTCAAGAAAAACTAAACCTGCACATTGTTGAGCAAGAAAATGCCGGACTCAGTGCCGCGCGAAATGCAGGCGTTCGCGCAATCGAAAACACCGATTACCTAATGTTCCTGGACAGCGATGATGCCCTTGCTCCAGATGCACTGAAGCACCTGGTGAGCCGAATCATTGAAACCGGAGCTGACTTTGTTGTTGGTGACACCACCCGCATGAAGGGTGTCACCCGTCTGAAGCGTCGCGATACCCGTCCGGTATTCGACCGCAGGGGATTTGCTGCTAACTCAACTGGAAGCTTGGCATCGACGACGTTGCTGGAACACCCACACGCAATTTTGGATGTCACCGCTTGGAACCGGCTCTTTGACTTCAAGTTTTACAGCCAAAATAAATTCAGTTTCCCCGAGGGTTTGTACTTTGAAGATATGGCACTTATGACCAAGGCCTATATTCGGGCCGCAAAATTCTCAGTGCTTTCAGAGACTGTCTACTTATGGCGGGTGCGCACCGAGGGCGCCAAGTCAATTACTCAGCAAACTAATGACAGCCAAAAACTTGCCGACCGAATTACCGCGCTGCGCCAAATGCAGGGGCTGATCAAAGCTGGCATGGTGATGGGTAAAACCAACCAGCGCAACATGGAAGTGTTCAAGGATCGCGTTTGGAATCACGATATTCCGCTTTACAAGCACATCCCTGGCGCCCGGGCGCTATTCGACGGACTACTTAAGTAA
- a CDS encoding Pr6Pr family membrane protein — protein sequence MSSPVTTLRTSAIIRFATAFAMLGSVIWQISSRVANNVFRPWEYFSYFTIQTSLIAIVTLSVAGWFAWNGRTETRVLNIVRLCTVTFTVVVTLVYNLLLRGLPDAAADGDYVWPVLPNEILHVWAAIFMLIDWILSSRRINLRVRAIFWVLVFPLVWLVYSIIRGLIVDWWPYWFINPNEPAGIPGMLSYIVGIMLFLLTVAIGLVGLQRITVRAFRN from the coding sequence ATGAGTTCACCCGTTACCACACTTAGAACCTCGGCAATTATTCGTTTTGCCACTGCTTTCGCCATGCTGGGAAGCGTGATTTGGCAAATTTCTTCACGTGTTGCCAACAACGTGTTTAGACCGTGGGAATACTTCTCTTACTTCACGATTCAAACCAGCTTGATCGCAATCGTCACGCTTAGCGTTGCCGGTTGGTTTGCCTGGAATGGTCGCACAGAAACCCGAGTGTTGAATATTGTGCGTTTGTGCACAGTGACCTTCACGGTTGTGGTGACTTTGGTTTACAACCTGTTGCTTCGCGGTTTGCCAGATGCCGCCGCCGATGGCGACTATGTTTGGCCAGTATTGCCAAATGAAATTCTGCACGTTTGGGCAGCAATTTTTATGTTGATTGATTGGATACTTTCAAGTCGCCGCATCAACTTGCGCGTGCGCGCAATTTTTTGGGTGCTGGTATTCCCGCTGGTCTGGTTGGTCTACTCAATTATTCGCGGACTAATTGTTGACTGGTGGCCGTACTGGTTCATCAATCCAAATGAGCCAGCTGGAATTCCAGGAATGCTCAGCTACATTGTTGGAATTATGTTGTTCCTTTTGACGGTCGCAATTGGTTTAGTTGGATTGCAACGCATCACAGTGCGGGCATTTAGAAACTAA
- a CDS encoding HPr family phosphocarrier protein — protein MSVFSHEVEVLDPIGLHARPASQITKLVKESELNVEIGRPGEEFVKAKSALMLMSLKIKTGEKLTLTVETDDEAKAADIAAQIQEFLKG, from the coding sequence ATGTCTGTATTTAGCCACGAAGTTGAGGTCCTAGACCCAATCGGCCTGCACGCTCGCCCAGCCAGCCAGATCACCAAGCTGGTCAAAGAATCTGAATTAAATGTTGAAATTGGCCGCCCAGGCGAAGAATTCGTCAAGGCCAAGTCAGCGCTGATGCTGATGAGCCTAAAAATCAAGACCGGCGAAAAGCTGACCTTGACTGTTGAGACCGATGACGAAGCCAAGGCTGCCGACATCGCCGCTCAGATCCAAGAGTTCTTGAAGGGCTAA
- a CDS encoding putative PEP-binding protein produces the protein MSLAAGAVLSGLGVGLNSAVGEVFVVKPQAPLPEWSKSSKSAAEETADLKTAIANVSASLAALGERAGGTSAEIFEALTFLLEDEELLELAESHIEEGWTAAAAYGKAVDTFAELLGGDADFDERVKDLQDLSKRVQADIAGIEMALALPEIGRLVLVGEDFSPADTAQFTKAVVGVITLKGGPTSHTAIICRSRSIPAVVSCGAAASLNNGDTVLVDPVGDRVLFGGDESLATKAITYIAINDEPIIPVRANIGTLADAENATSKTEAVGVGLFRTELLYLNSKVVPTVDEQATEYASILAAAPQGPIVVRTIDAGSDKPVPFLHMPHEDNPALGVRGFRLIQDHRDFIEDQLKSLEIARVKTGREVWVMAPMIATVQEAKQFADLARSLGGYKVGIMVETPSIAALIDQLAGIVDFVSVGTNDLSQYLFAADRMNANLGALANHWQPGLIRTLARIADGAAKGGFSVGVCGESASDPAFAVVLAGLGINSVSVSVSQVGAVRASLSALDIAKAKEVANKVLVATSPEAAKAAALDALAQL, from the coding sequence TTGTCTCTAGCAGCAGGCGCCGTCCTTTCAGGTTTGGGCGTTGGCCTGAACTCAGCCGTTGGTGAAGTTTTTGTTGTAAAGCCACAGGCACCACTTCCAGAGTGGAGCAAATCTTCAAAGTCAGCAGCAGAAGAAACCGCTGATCTAAAAACCGCAATTGCAAACGTTTCCGCATCGCTTGCAGCACTTGGCGAACGTGCGGGCGGAACCAGTGCCGAAATTTTCGAAGCGCTTACCTTTCTTCTAGAAGACGAAGAGCTTCTTGAACTAGCAGAATCACACATCGAAGAAGGTTGGACTGCGGCGGCCGCTTACGGAAAAGCCGTAGACACTTTTGCGGAACTACTTGGTGGCGACGCAGATTTTGATGAGCGCGTAAAAGATCTTCAAGATCTTTCAAAGCGTGTGCAGGCAGACATTGCCGGAATTGAAATGGCCCTTGCTCTTCCAGAGATTGGACGTTTGGTTTTGGTTGGTGAAGATTTTTCACCGGCAGACACCGCGCAATTTACTAAAGCTGTTGTTGGCGTGATCACTCTTAAGGGTGGGCCAACTTCACACACCGCAATCATTTGTCGTTCGCGTTCTATTCCGGCGGTTGTTTCTTGTGGTGCTGCAGCATCACTTAACAACGGCGACACAGTTTTGGTTGACCCGGTTGGCGACCGAGTGCTATTTGGTGGCGACGAATCGCTTGCAACAAAAGCAATCACCTACATCGCGATTAACGATGAGCCAATCATTCCGGTTCGTGCCAACATCGGCACACTTGCCGATGCAGAAAACGCAACTTCAAAAACTGAAGCCGTTGGTGTTGGTTTGTTCCGCACTGAGCTGTTGTACCTGAATTCAAAGGTCGTACCAACAGTTGATGAGCAAGCCACCGAGTACGCGAGCATTCTTGCCGCCGCACCGCAGGGACCTATCGTGGTACGCACAATTGACGCGGGTTCTGACAAGCCGGTTCCGTTCTTGCACATGCCACACGAAGACAACCCGGCTCTTGGCGTTCGCGGTTTCCGCTTGATTCAAGACCACCGCGACTTCATTGAGGACCAGCTAAAGTCCCTTGAGATTGCGCGGGTGAAGACCGGCCGCGAGGTCTGGGTAATGGCACCAATGATTGCCACCGTTCAAGAAGCAAAGCAGTTCGCCGATCTTGCTCGCTCACTTGGTGGCTACAAGGTTGGCATCATGGTTGAGACACCATCAATCGCAGCACTGATTGATCAGCTGGCTGGGATTGTTGATTTTGTCTCGGTTGGTACCAACGACTTGTCGCAGTATCTTTTTGCAGCAGACCGAATGAACGCAAACCTTGGCGCACTTGCCAACCACTGGCAGCCAGGATTGATTCGCACACTCGCGCGAATTGCTGATGGCGCAGCCAAGGGCGGATTCAGCGTTGGTGTTTGTGGCGAGAGCGCATCAGACCCTGCGTTCGCAGTTGTGCTTGCCGGACTTGGCATCAACTCGGTTTCGGTTTCTGTTTCGCAAGTTGGTGCGGTGCGTGCATCACTTTCGGCACTTGATATTGCAAAAGCAAAAGAAGTTGCAAACAAGGTTCTGGTTGCAACTTCACCTGAGGCAGCAAAGGCTGCGGCGCTTGATGCACTCGCACAGCTCTAA
- a CDS encoding L-lactate dehydrogenase, translated as MHSHSSKVSVIGAGAVGASMAYAMLIRESAREVVLYDINESKVTAEVLDLAHGTQFTGSSSISGGADISATANSDVVVITAGAKQNPGQTRLELAGVNFEILKSLLPDLLRYSPDAIFVLVTNPCDVLATAAQKLTGLPANRIFSSGTVLDSSRLRWLLAEKFDVSTANIHANIIGEHGDSEFALWSQATVGNTPLLEWKLADGGTLTREALDEIAYSVKTAAYKVIEGKGATNFAIGLSGARIVEAILNDEHAILPISSVLTDYHGISGIAMSVPTLVTRQGASRTIDIAMEPHEQALFEASASAIRSSLESLAL; from the coding sequence ATGCACTCGCACAGCTCTAAAGTTTCTGTCATAGGTGCAGGCGCGGTTGGCGCTTCAATGGCCTACGCCATGTTGATTCGTGAATCAGCGCGCGAAGTTGTTCTGTATGACATAAACGAAAGCAAAGTTACCGCCGAGGTTTTAGATCTTGCACACGGCACGCAGTTCACCGGCTCATCATCAATTTCTGGCGGTGCAGATATTTCTGCAACCGCAAATTCTGATGTAGTTGTGATCACCGCGGGTGCAAAACAAAATCCTGGTCAGACTCGATTAGAACTTGCCGGCGTTAACTTTGAAATTCTAAAGTCGCTGCTGCCGGATTTGCTTAGGTATTCTCCGGATGCAATTTTTGTTTTGGTGACTAACCCCTGCGATGTGTTGGCAACAGCTGCGCAAAAATTAACTGGTCTGCCAGCAAATCGAATTTTTAGCTCCGGTACCGTGCTGGATTCCTCCAGGCTGCGTTGGTTGCTTGCCGAAAAATTTGATGTCTCAACCGCAAACATCCACGCCAACATAATTGGCGAGCATGGCGACTCTGAATTTGCCCTTTGGTCTCAAGCCACGGTGGGCAATACCCCGCTGCTGGAATGGAAGTTGGCCGACGGCGGCACGCTGACCCGCGAGGCCCTTGACGAAATTGCCTATTCGGTGAAAACCGCCGCCTACAAGGTGATTGAAGGCAAAGGCGCCACAAATTTTGCCATCGGTTTATCGGGCGCTCGAATTGTTGAGGCAATCCTGAACGATGAGCACGCGATTTTGCCGATTAGTTCAGTTTTGACTGACTATCACGGCATTTCAGGCATTGCGATGTCGGTGCCCACCCTGGTAACCCGGCAGGGAGCCAGCCGAACCATAGATATTGCAATGGAACCGCACGAGCAGGCACTTTTTGAAGCTTCGGCGAGCGCCATTCGCAGCTCACTCGAGTCGCTAGCCCTGTAA